The DNA sequence GAACTGTTCGAGGGTGGGATAGCTCATATCCCGCTAGTCTAAAGGATTGCTGCGAAATTGCGCTCCACCCGACATTCCCGCCTTCCTTTCCCGTCATTCCCGCGCGCTCCTGGCGTGAATCCATTCCAGCATGGATCCCCGACCAAAGCGTTCGGGGACGACGGAGTAGTGGGAGCATTCGGGGGTGACGGGAAATCAGAGTCGCCGGCAGGGCCGGCTCCTACAGGAGATCCTGTAGGAGCGCACCCTGTGCGCGACACTCCCAAGGGTCGCTTGCAGTCAAGCTCCTACCTGTAGCAGATACGCCGTTATCGAACCGCGAACATTCCGCGGCTCGCTGGCACCCACCACAGCAAACCCAGCACGAAGGTCAGCACCGCCACGCGCAGCGGCTGCGGGCTGCGCGCCTTGAGCTTGCTGAAGGCCAGCGGGATCTCGATCAGGTGTGCCACCAGGATGATGGCAGTGAGCAGCGCCAGCCAATGGGTCGGTTGCCCGTTGAAGGCCATGTAGGCGCCGCCGGCATAGATGGCTAGCAGGCCAATGATGTTGGCGATCCAGAAACTGCGGTGGTCTAACACTTGGATCCTCCCCTTGATCCTAGAACTCGGCGATGGCACTCAGGCGAAATGACCGGGGCTCCACCGGGTGGAAGTGCACATCCTCGACCGGCGCAGCCTCGCCCGGTAACTGGGATTCGTAGAAATAATCGATCTGGCTGTCCTTGCGGTCGAGCAGGTTGAAACCGTCCAGCGCGATGCGCAGCCGTTCGCTGATGCGGTACCCAACCCGTGCACTCAACAACGTCGTGCTGTCCGAACGCTCGCTGTCGTCCTCGATCAGCGGCCGCGGGCCGAACCAGCGTAGGTGCACGGCGCCGAACCAGGGCCCGCGCTGATCCACGGTCAGCCCGAGGCTGGCCACGCCCTCGACCGCGCCGGGAATGCGGTCACCGGCCGGGTCCGAGTCGCGGAAACGCGCCCGTGCATAGGCCAGGTCGGCATCCAGCAGCAGCCAGGGCGCCAGCAGGTAATCCAAGGACAGCTCCGCGCCGATGCGCCGGCTGGGCCGGCCAGCCTCGGTGCTGCCGGCATCGCCGACGAATACCAGCTCGGAGTCGAAATCGAGCGCGAACAGCGCGAAGGCGGTCTTGAGTCCCGGCAGGCGCTCATGGCGCACACCAAACTCATAGCCCTTGGCCCGCACCAGGTAGGGCACCTGCTCCGCCGCCAGGCCGGAAACCGGGTCGACCGTGATCGTAGTGCCGCGCGCATCGTTGCTGTGGTAACCGCCGCCGGCGTTGAAAAAATACTCGATACCGCCGAACGGACCATAGACCAGCCCAAACTGTGGGTTGACGATGCTGTCGCTTTCCCTGCCCGAGTTGGCCGGGTTGTCGCTGTCCACCTCGGCGCGGAAAAAGTCGGCACGCAGACCCAGCGTGGTACGCAGCCGGTCCTGCCACTGCACGCGGTTCTCCCAGTACAAGGCCGTGCTGGTCTGCTCGATGTCGTCGGCACGGGTCGTGGACAGGCGCTGGCGCTGGCGCGTGTTGAACAGGCCGTTGGCGATATCGTCGTGGCGGAACTGCAACCCCAGCGCGTTCTCGACCGGGCGCGGTTCGCGGCCGCCGAACCAGCGGCGGCTGAGATCGAAACCGTACAGCTTGCGGTCATCGCGCTGCTCGAACTGGTCACCATTGACCGGATCGTTCTGGAAATAGGTGAAATTGGAGAACAACGCCAGGTCGCTGCGCACGGCGTAGGCACTGGCCTCGGTCAGCGCCCCGGCCGCGCGCCGGTGCCAGCGACCCGAGAGGCTGTAGCGGTAACTGTCCGAGCCGTCGCTGGGATCCAGCGACCCGAAACGGTCGAGCGCGCCCGATTCCACCGCGCGCAGCGGGATCTGGTTGGTGGCATTGCCCGCGGCATCATGGCCCATGAAGCTGAGGCCGAACCCTGCCTGCTCATTGCCCTGGCTGTAGCGCAGCACGGCATTCGTGCGGTGGTAGTCATCCGGGTTCTGCCAGGGACCGTCATGATGCAGGCGTTCCAGCGCATACAGCAGCCGTCCGCTCGCCAGTGACTGGCTGTCGGCCAACAACAGACGCCGCGCGCCATCTTCGCCCAGCGTGCCGCTGGCCAGTCCGCGCGGCAGCTCGTCGCGATAGTCCACGTGCACATTGCCGGCCGCGGAAAAATCACCGGCGTCCGGATAGTACGGCCCCTTGCGGTAATGGATGTGGTCCACCAGCTCGGGGATGACGAAACCGAGGTCGGCATAACCCTGGCCGTGGCCGTGGCTGCGCAGGTTGACCGGCATGCCATCCACGGTAATCGCGAAATCCGTGCCGTGATCGAGGTTGAAACCACGCAGAAAGAACTGGTTGGCCTTGCCCTCGCCGCTGTGCTGCGTAAGGATCAGGCCCGGCACGTTTTCCAGGATATCGCCGGCGCGATAGATCGGCTGCGCGACCAGCGCGTCGCCTTCCAGGGTGCCGGCGCTGGCGGCGTCGGGCTTGACCCGCTCGCCCTTGACCTCCAGCGCCGGTAGCGTTTCCGCCACCGGCACATGTGCCATGGCCGGCGCGGCCGGCAGCGCACCGCTGAGTATCAATACCGAGCATGCCGCCTTTCGCATGATTCGTGCCCCCGCGTATCTCGATGTTTACATTCGTCCGTGCATCTTAACCGCCGGTCAACCTGCCCAGCAGACCCGGCGCCCAGCGTTTCATCACCCAGCCCATCCGGGCCTGGCGGCCCACCGGCACCATGAACCGATTGCGGCGAATCGCACGCAGCGTGCGCTTGGCGACCTCCTCCGGCGTGACCGAATTCTGCGCGAACTCGCGTTCGATCCGCGCCCGCGTGCGATCATTGTCCAGCGCGCCGACGAGCTTGACCTTGCCGGCAATCGGCGTCTTCACGTAACTGGGGCAGATGACGCTGACCCCGATGCCGCTGCGCTTCAGCTCCGCGCGCAGGCTCTCGGACAGCCCGACCAGCGCGAACTTGCTGGCGCAGTAGGTGCTCATGCCCAGTGTGCCGATGAAGCCGGAGGCCGAGGCCATGTTGACCACCTGCCCGCCCTGGCCACGCTCGATCATCCGCGGCAGGAAGGCGCGGCAGCCGTGCACCACGCCCATGACGTTGATCTCGTGCAGGCGCCGCCAGTCGGCCG is a window from the Nevskiales bacterium genome containing:
- a CDS encoding TonB-dependent receptor produces the protein MRKAACSVLILSGALPAAPAMAHVPVAETLPALEVKGERVKPDAASAGTLEGDALVAQPIYRAGDILENVPGLILTQHSGEGKANQFFLRGFNLDHGTDFAITVDGMPVNLRSHGHGQGYADLGFVIPELVDHIHYRKGPYYPDAGDFSAAGNVHVDYRDELPRGLASGTLGEDGARRLLLADSQSLASGRLLYALERLHHDGPWQNPDDYHRTNAVLRYSQGNEQAGFGLSFMGHDAAGNATNQIPLRAVESGALDRFGSLDPSDGSDSYRYSLSGRWHRRAAGALTEASAYAVRSDLALFSNFTYFQNDPVNGDQFEQRDDRKLYGFDLSRRWFGGREPRPVENALGLQFRHDDIANGLFNTRQRQRLSTTRADDIEQTSTALYWENRVQWQDRLRTTLGLRADFFRAEVDSDNPANSGRESDSIVNPQFGLVYGPFGGIEYFFNAGGGYHSNDARGTTITVDPVSGLAAEQVPYLVRAKGYEFGVRHERLPGLKTAFALFALDFDSELVFVGDAGSTEAGRPSRRIGAELSLDYLLAPWLLLDADLAYARARFRDSDPAGDRIPGAVEGVASLGLTVDQRGPWFGAVHLRWFGPRPLIEDDSERSDSTTLLSARVGYRISERLRIALDGFNLLDRKDSQIDYFYESQLPGEAAPVEDVHFHPVEPRSFRLSAIAEF
- a CDS encoding SDR family NAD(P)-dependent oxidoreductase, with protein sequence MKDFRNRLVLITGGNSGIGEALALAFARSGARLILTARDADRLEAVRQRCVALGTQAETFAADVTDQKQVQALADWIHARHAALDVLVNNAGVVMGGLLTDVEPADWRRLHEINVMGVVHGCRAFLPRMIERGQGGQVVNMASASGFIGTLGMSTYCASKFALVGLSESLRAELKRSGIGVSVICPSYVKTPIAGKVKLVGALDNDRTRARIEREFAQNSVTPEEVAKRTLRAIRRNRFMVPVGRQARMGWVMKRWAPGLLGRLTGG